One window from the genome of Bacillus tianshenii encodes:
- the speD gene encoding adenosylmethionine decarboxylase has product MKLTPKQLVQLHGFNNLTKSLSFNMYDICYTKTKEEREAYINYIDEQYNADRLTKILSNVTEIIGAHILNVAKQDFDPQGASVTVLVSEVPVDESPEDAFEESPGPLIGSVVGQLDKSHITVHTYPEYHPDDGISTFRADIDVSTCGEISPLKALNYLIHSFETDVMTMDYRVRGFTRDVKGHKLFIDHDINSIQNYIPDEVKSHFDMIDVNVYQENIFHTKCKLREFDLNNYLFGYKKDKLSEEEQIDIEKKLRNEMDEIFYGKNIQQNEK; this is encoded by the coding sequence ATGAAATTAACGCCGAAACAACTTGTCCAATTGCACGGATTCAATAATTTAACGAAATCATTAAGCTTCAACATGTATGATATCTGTTATACAAAAACGAAGGAAGAACGGGAAGCATATATTAATTATATTGATGAGCAATATAATGCGGATCGGTTAACGAAGATTCTGTCTAACGTAACCGAAATTATTGGTGCACATATTCTCAATGTTGCGAAGCAGGACTTTGATCCACAAGGTGCGAGTGTTACAGTGCTTGTTTCCGAAGTACCGGTGGATGAGTCACCAGAGGATGCATTCGAAGAATCACCAGGACCGCTTATTGGTTCAGTTGTTGGACAGCTGGATAAAAGTCACATTACCGTTCACACGTATCCAGAATATCATCCAGATGATGGCATTAGTACATTCCGTGCCGATATCGATGTTTCGACGTGTGGAGAAATTTCACCGCTTAAGGCGTTGAATTATTTAATTCATTCATTTGAAACAGATGTGATGACGATGGATTATCGTGTGCGCGGTTTTACACGTGATGTGAAAGGGCATAAGCTATTTATCGACCATGACATTAACTCGATTCAGAATTATATTCCAGATGAAGTGAAAAGCCATTTTGATATGATTGACGTGAATGTCTATCAAGAAAATATCTTTCACACTAAATGTAAGCTGAGAGAATTCGACTTAAATAACTACCTGTTCGGCTACAAAAAAGATAAGCTATCTGAAGAAGAGCAAATTGACATCGAAAAGAAATTAAGAAATGAAATGGATGAAATTTTTTACGGAAAGAATATACAACAAAATGAAAAATAG